Proteins encoded within one genomic window of Paramisgurnus dabryanus chromosome 13, PD_genome_1.1, whole genome shotgun sequence:
- the upk1a gene encoding uroplakin-1a, with the protein MVSKGLGCLMGTVVVCNIFAAAASLALMAVGIWVVVDPYKLYPISAGSGKTDIFAAAWIAIFTGFAFFVTCLFGIFAALKRSRGLMLTYIIVMFIIFIFECASAITAVTNRDYLVGNSNLVKQQMLRYYTENSTQGMQITDTWNKVMQDVQCCGTDGPQDWLNFQSAYQNTFGTSNPWPPNCCKKLSNSEVANPTNCRLGQTTDLFTKGCFQYIESMLSRYVWVISWYGFAVLMFVFFMLLLAMVYYTQLD; encoded by the exons ATGGTGTCAAAAGGCCTTGGGTGTTTAATGGGTACAGTTGTTGTCTGTAACATATTTGCAGCA GCGGCAAGCCTGGCTTTGATGGCAGTTGGCATTTGGGTAGTAGTCGATCCATATAAACTCTACCCCATATCTGCTGGTTCGGGGAAAACTGACATCTTTGCGGCCGCCTGGATTGCCATCTTTACGGGCTTTGCCTTTTTCGTCACATGCTTGTTTGGCATCTTCGCTGCGTTGAAACGCAGCCGGGGTCTCATGCTGACG TACATTATCGTAATGTTTATCATCTTTATTTTTGAATGTGCGTCGGCCATCACAGCAGTAACCAACCGTGATTAC TTGGTTGGAAACAGTAACCTTGTAAAGCAACAGATGCTAAGATACTACACAGAGAACAGCACGCAAGGGATGCAGATTACAGACACATGGAACAAAGTTATGCAAgat GTTCAGTGCTGTGGTACAGATGGTCCACAAGATTGGCTAAACTTTCAGTCCGCGTACCAAAACACGTTCGGCACTTCAAACCCCTGGCCTCCAAACTGCTGCAAAAAGTTGAGCAACTCTGAGGTTGCAAATCCAACAAATTGTAGATTGGGCCAGACGACGGATTTGTTCACAAAG GGTTGTTTCCAGTACATTGAATCTATGTTAAGTCGCTACGTATGGGTCATAAGCTGGTATGGATTTGCCGTTCTCATGTTTGTG ttttttatgttACTGCTCGCCATGGTCTACTACACACAGCTGGATTAA